In the Mercenaria mercenaria strain notata unplaced genomic scaffold, MADL_Memer_1 contig_916, whole genome shotgun sequence genome, TTTTGAAACCGTGTTAGCAGTTAATTTTTATGGTGTTGCTATGGTAACAAACGCTTTTTGCCCGCTAGTATTGAAAGAACATGGTCGTATTGTGAATGCATCAAGTGTGGTGGGTCGTTTTGCAGCTGGTCCGGCTGCGTACGTCGTTTCAAAGCATTGTGTGGAAGCATTTTCTGATGTACTCAGGTAAATCATAGGTCGTGGTCAAGAATTTATATACTCATACAACATCTGACAGTATTGAATTTTGAATAcgatttttgtttcagtttaacagttttttaaaattatttttcggAAATGTCTCCATTCTTGAATTGACGGTGATATCACATAGCTTTTtttaacataccaaatatccaaTTATATTACAGACGGGAACTTTACAGAACAGGGGTAAAGGTATGCATAGTTGAGCCTGGAGCATTTAAGACGGGAATTCTTGATCCAAGGGCTCAATTAAAAAGACTAGACAATAAAGTTAACAGCTTGCCAGAAGGAATAAAGGGGAAACTGCGAGAAGATTACATCagcaaaagtatttaaatttctttatattttattcttttaaagacAACATTGCATTAACCGTTTCAGGAATTCAGAACGTTCTgttcatgtaaaacatttttgcGTCTTGACTTGTTACAAATAGCTGATATTTGTGATGCTGGCATACTTACTTCAGACTGGTTGATGATCAAAACCAAAATTCATTCAAAACCTCAATATAAGTTTAGGACTTGTGATAACATTAACACTTCTCATTGCCGAACGAAACTTACGGCATGATTCATATGTTTAAGTCATTTTTTCAAACCGTTCAAATTTCTGAATATTGCATTGAAGGTCTGGCAAGGTTTATAAAGGACACTTCTCATGCCTCCATTAATTTCAATGAGTTTGTCGGCGCCTACATACATGCCATTACCGCTAGGTATCCATTGAAAAGGTAAAAGATAATATTGTCTACATGATCAGTAAAGTATATCTTTCAGGGTTTTTTGTCTGTCgtttttttgtctttaataacatcatttaaaaCTATCTATCGTCATTAGTTCTTTAACACCGAACAGCTCActgtgaaaaaatatttctttcgatACAAACCTCCTAcccatattattattattattattattattattattattataccagatttatatagcgcccttttcatgatcaatttcacgttcaaaggcgctttacacagttcaaatgcagccacacagggcgcataaattcatcctctactagtacagacacagagcgatctgaccagagggacatagtgagacaaagcccacacgacagagatcagaaatcagatacaggcttgtccggctaacttatcCTAGCTCgatgcgaatagacagcctggttctttaacgtgcccagtgtatagcactgatacacgcaaggattgcctgggttcctgagcagtacacctctagttgggtgggaaacactgaaaagcgttcctgaaaattcccgagtagctgccggggatcgaacccccgacctcaggattggaaggccagtgtgcaaaccactgagctattcGTCCACACTTTCTAGAGAGTTGATACAGTTTTTACAACAGGGAGCAGATAAGAGTGTAAAACTGTTAGCAGTTGAGGTGACCTAGCGTTTAAGGTTTCGCACACTGATCCCGGAGGTCGTGTGTTTGAATCCAACAGGGGCCACGGCAACATCTCTTCATACGACACCATTACTGATTTTCCCAGGAAGCAGGTTCGAGAAGGATTGAAATTTATCCCCATACTATCACAACTGGACTGAGAGAGTCTGATATATACAAATCGGTTAGCTAATTAGcaatttgagtcgcaccatgagaaaaccaacatagtgcatttgagaccagcatggatccagaccagcatgtgcaggttggtcttgatccatgctgttcgctaacggtttctctaattgcaatagactttgaaaagcgaacagtatgtatcctgatcagactgtgcaAATTCTGGTCACAATGCAAatggtggttttctcatgatgcagcaCATTTAATTGATAGTGCGTTTGAATGATGTCTTTCTGAACAATagaatacatttatatattaatcatattatttgaaatgttttggAATTATCTATCTTTGCATAATAGTGATGATGCATTATGTAATTAGATGCTAAACCATTCGGTCAACCAAATGATCAATCGAACCgtgccaaaaacaaaaaatatatacagctAATGAATACACATTGTTATTATAGAATATAgatttgtaatttatttacagATATCTGGTTGGCAAAGACGCAAAAAAATTTATGCGGGCATTGTGGCTGCTTCCTGAATGCGCAAGTGATTTCATCATTGATAAATTTAGTGGAGTGGATATTTATATGGAGTAGAGGGACTTTGCTTATAACTATCTACAGTTCTTTTTATGTAACAATTATCTTAGTTTTTTGAGCATCAATATACAATATAGTTAGATTTGAAATATAATGCATTATGTAGTCTACACATCAATATTATGCTTACAAGTTAAGCAAGGGAAATACTGCTGGTATAATAACAGCTAACAGCGTCATCTATTctgcttttaaactttgtgtttCAACCTGAGTGTATGAAAATCAAAGCTTGCAGTGACGAAAAACTAAAACAAGTTCTTCAAGCCAAAGGCATCTGGGCCGtcgtctgcgtcggcgtctgaTTCAGAAACTTTATGCACGATTACCAGCAAGTTTGTATCTGTGATTTTGATATTACTAATCAGGAATAAACAGATGTCCATCCAGTTACGAAAAAAgtattatatcatatatataactattattgttatcaattttatagaaaatactcTCATGTATATTATTCAACAAAATTATGTTCGCGCATGTGTGCAAGATGCTGTGTCATAACGTAAGTATACGGTgtatatcataaataaataaaggaaagAATTTACCCCCTAAAAACATATTTCCATAAGAATTACATACGTTTCTTACTGTAATTCTAGGCATTTTACTTTGAAGCAggtcatatttaaaaataataatagtagCGTCATCGGACGGACGAATTAATGGATAAACAGATAGGACGATTCCAACAATTACAATTGCTTCCTCTTGCCGATGTGGGGAAAATATTCATATTGACAATTAATTCAAAGTTAATTCCGAGTGATAAACTCATGAAAGCAGGAAACAACACTATTTcatttaatcaaacatttatttacaattgGCCAATACAAGGTAGTTTAGACATAATAGAATGCTTCAGAACAACACATATTGAAAGTTAATGTAATGTATTTCTCCATCCCTCTTAAACTGTATGCTTCATTTACCTTTGCCCTTACTAAAACATATACAGAATATACAAATGTAGGCATTTCTACAAACATTgtgtgttttgaaattttagtcaCAGAATCGAAAAGGAACTTcagtatatataatttattcCTCTACCCTTCTGACATTGTATGCTTCATTTATCATTATCGTTCGTAAAACAAAAGCATAAACAATAATTGTTACAAACATAAGAAATACAGAAAACTGCCTATTAGTAAacgacacatctgacagttttctaTTAAGCATATAGGCCAAACTGTTTCtgcagacagaatttctttattttttgttttaacttaGAATCAAGTTAAAACAGAAGtattattaaaaatcataggtaatATTTACAGTATTTTCCGCCTTTCAAGGACAGATCATTAATGACCAATGCTGGGtacattgaattattttattttatacatctgtTGTTTATTTGATTCTCAGTAAACAGATTTAAAACAACCCCTGTCCGTAAGATAGGTCAGTATAGACACTTGCAAACTTCCTTGACGATGAACATGACAAACTGATACCTCAAAGTCATGCTCTTTCCCATGGGCCAAATTTCTATAAACATTGTAAGACTATACTGAATCACACTATGTatccggataatcctaactctgttcagcgaccctaactcagtgccaacatggcggatgtaaagccgatacagctttgttttctgtgtaatttcgatgtataaaggaatgtttcggtAGAAAAGTGTCAGTGTATTTGGGGGTGGGGGAAGGTGCATGGACTGACAGGGAAGAGTTATGGAAATCcacacatttttcacttgtcaacggacacttaaaaatgcacttgtctatagtcaaatttcactcgctcggatttgtaatattaaaatttcacgaaactgcaaatagactggagagttctttatttaggacaatgaaaagaaaagcatatcaaagtaactgtggtaaaaaataaggtGTTTAAGTATTtgccttttaaagtttataaaagccTGAAATCGCGCAAGCAGGATTATGGATCTTTTAATTCCATGTCCAAAACACTGTCCACGCAATGgtacaaagccagatgaattcagagaaaaatTCTTAAAACGTTTTGACTTGTTTTTAGTCATACTTGAGATCTCTGTGAGCTTCTGATTTTCATTTGGCTGATTACTGGCTcccatatttcctttgacagtgacttattgtcttaGCAGTttgaattctacttacaaacttgtcgaaatacttttttaagttgtttaagtgtctgaattttattatagttaccgagttacagtgtgcgcaagacctagccaaagaaccaatcagatcatggaaagtgatgcttaaagacaaagatgcatgatttttttttctaaaactgcaaCAATCGAGAGACTCTCAGCAAGTACACAATGTATTTCATACATTcaattatctttatcacctccatacacttgaagcaacacacaacctgaatgatattttttttcctcATTTCATACCTGAAAATCCTGCCTGTCCgtggacacacagaatgaaaaatgcacttgtttGCCGGCAAAAAATCACAAGTTTGACAAGTTGGatataggaatcccacatccctgcagggatGGGCGGGTCAAGGAACTTCGAGCATCTATAATTCATACATAAAGCAAAGACGAACAGctatgttttcgtttggttaggtgtttatccattctaagttcgtatttatccagcactgtttcctataccagtcagGAATTATCCACAAATCTatacccacctcataatcaatataGTTTTTAAGCtagaaaaatgaatttcaaactttgatactgtttaACATTGTCTaagagatgtttattgaactaatacagtcgataagtaaggtcttattgcaatttctggtactttaaaacagttaaaaacataaaacatgttcattttgaagacttcttcgagtacattttaatgaattccagccacataatgcgCATTGTCGATTAAATATTTagtaaacaaaacatgttatcaatacagaaTATGAaggctatcaaaagttttacgctaacattgcatactaacataaaaacaggaaaaaagacatcgtctttctgtcagccatgttggcactgagttagggtcgctgaacagagttaggattatccgggtacaaaGTGTGTGAATGCAAATGATGACTATaatagaaatagaaattaaaatgcATAGTTCCCTAAATGCCTTACTCTTgatttatctgcccttgaattgatattttttagtattttctgattttcaagggcagataattcaagatcctAATCAATAGGgctcatttgctggtcatgactaatTTCTCtttcaactttcataatcctaggcaaAGGCgtccttgagttatcattcggaaaccgttaaactgttcggatcactgtgaccttgctcTTTGACCCACAGACCTTTAGACCTATTGGtctcatctgctggtcatgaccatcctccctattACATGTAACATGCATCCAAGAAAGTTAAACTAAATGTCCTACAGcatataaatgcatatttttcataagaactgaaagattataataataatgattaagtATATCAAGATTTAAGTTAAAATATACTCAAATAACAAACAGTCATCTTTTACCCAGATCTTTTGATCCAAACATATGTATAAATGCTTTAAGGATGCTATGCTGCATATAATATTTAATAACGTATTAACCTTTGAAAGCCATTTTGTTAACTTGTCTCGAACACTGACTGACTTTCAATAATTAATTGCAAAGCGTTAGCATTATGTCTAATTTCACTTACACGTATTTGACAATAGCTAAATAGAATAAGGTGACGAAATCATCTTTTGATATGCACGGAATGGTCTTCTTTCCAAACAATAATTagaactgcttttgagaaaagcgcatgtctcccaaaaTGCCTAAttatctgaatagtagtatatgagatATCAGACTATCAGTCcttaaattaccaaaaaaaaaaaaaaaaaaaaaaaaaaataataataatttcaatggCCATAACTTCGACGTGCCTAGGGCGATTTCGCTAgatatcgaacttgtccgaggacttattggcgaacacttttttaagtttgatgaagatcgaatgagaaatgtttgacctAGGGTGCGGACAAGATTTGAAACAGAGACACAGACTGACACACAAACGTACAGACACAGACATGAGTAAATgtatatgtctcccacaccactgtgtagcgggagacataataattacaTTACCATGCAAATTTACAGAGATTTTTTCAGAATAAgttgtatgtttaatatattgataacgtaacacattaagcacagatagtgattgactcactttccatgctatcattgctataattattgttgaatagctgttaataatagaatctgggtcatttgcGGCTGATCTGGTTTCATTATGTGGATGGccgggtcccagcttcgcacattatgtcatatacaaaacttaaagggaaccagatattgatagagcaagtactcgttgtaaaacgttatgtttaaatttagaCCAATcggaaacaagttctaaaaatagcacgtctgctgaggtataaataggtagatggatgacagacagATTTCGGTATCCAGCTGTAGAAGAAGAcgcatcgaggattcaactaataatttatcccagtaccttgataagcaGACTATTGCAGCTACCCTGTCAGGGGCGGATAACTTATTAAAAAGAacacgtttgaagttcatagactaaagaagagttgcagaattttaacaagatttcgagttatagggccagcgcataggagttgaaagggtagttgaatgctatagacgatagcaaaaaAAGGCTGAggatcggaaagctgagacagagacccagagtttggtaatctactgagatggTAGGAAAGCTCCAGCGTGTAGACAGTTCAGCATTATTGGCagagtacagccaaggcatcggggatatacctatatgttAGTTGAATGTTACATATGATAACATATAGGCGCtaagcatccaggagtcagggcaatcatatagagtttgagaggataaaggccgagcatctatgcgataggacttttatgttgttgattcaaagacattgtctgatgggatagttagtttgaaacatttagtgatttgcttgATCCCTGAAATTGTATAGCTCATactaagaaatcatttacgaatcattggtacacgaatcatttaggcaaggtagccagaggaaaattctatatatgagctATTTGGTCTCACTAGccctacgttttaacaaaggacaatctacatcgtttgtcagctagtctaagacatagtcaccttagcaaTTGGACCCAAActattgttcaagatactaaaggcacttccctgggtcatataaccagtgtCCTGACAGATTTAAAATAGGATAAGTAACTGAAATTTGTAAATCAATTAATGATTTAGGTCAAAAGATACTCAAAGAGCAAACAATCCTATCAATTATATTGTCGAGTTACATATGAACTTTTAAGAGCCGTTTTGTTTACTCTTCGGATCAAACAGTCTTAAATAACATGctatttttcaataattaaagCAATCCGTAAACACTACGTCtaccttcaaaaatttaaaataaggttATAATCTTTAAGTCTTCTCTTCAAACAATAATGATTCCGCTACCTTGCAAACTTACTAAGGTCAAAACGAATAAGAATAACTGAATATCGTAAGTCATTTCATGATTTTAGTCAAAAGATACTCAAATAACAAACAGTCACCTTTTACCTAGACCCATCATCCTCACATATATCTAAATGCCTAAGATACTACCACGTTTATCAAATATACTATTCCATAACGTGCTAGAATTCGAGTTACAGCTTGCTTACCTGTACCATAATGCAAAAAAGTATTCCGACATACCCttaatttttgacccaacctaaatgtttttatggccttaagattttctaaaactaataaaacttttaaacaaaaagatgcaaaactgcactttttatgctttaaacagggtcagctctaaaggcataactcccttatttatatttctttttgacacaaaaataatttccaaaaagtcccatttttttaacaaatttaagaagtgctcatggtgagctattgtgatcgctcaccgtccggcgtccattTGTCCGTCTATCAACACTTTCGTTTAAACAACATCACTTCCTACACATGAGGCCACTTtggatgaaacttcacagagatgttccttgcaaactgttttttttaattgttcaaGGATGTGAGTTCCACAAATAACTCTAACTGCCATggtaaccaaaaggaaaaactttaaaagttctTTTCTAAAACTGCTAGAcaaatagctttgatatttggcatgtgacattatataatggtcctctatgaagattattcaaattatgtctctGTGGTGGAAAGTGGCCCCGCCCCGTTGTTCAAAAGTTTTATATAGGACTTACACAGGAAAAAACTTCCTGAATGAAATCACAAAACCTGCGCCATTGGTATTTGGCATGTATCATTGTCTTGTGGTCTTAtactaagattgttaaaatttttaCCCTTTAATGAAAATGCCCAACCCGGAGTTCAAAATTTAACACAGGCGTTtctaggaaaaaaactttaaaaatctttttgcctgaaaccacaagatctagacctttgatatttttaaGCGGCATTtccttgtgatcctctaccaaaattatttacattttttccctgggatgaaaagagggcTTATCCAGGTGGttataagttttacatagacgtttggaggaaaaacttttaaaaaatcttgtctgaacgttcaaggcctaggcctttgaattttggtatgtagcattgcttagtggtttcctaacaaaattgttcaaattatgtcccttgggtgaaaagaggctatGCCCAGGggttatgttttatatgggttcTAAAGGACTGTTTACTTATAATCACCTGATTACCCTCCAAGTAATGAGGTCACTAAACCTTTACCCTGACGTACTTTTTGCTAATATAATTTAAGAAACAGCCTTGAAACTTGAACAAACAagtctaaccaattttcattaagaatagACCGAGAATGTGGCCtgaatgtaaacaagctttcctttgattttaacAAGCCTTCTagattttgaccctacatgacccatattcgaaatcATATAATACTTCATAatatcaaacattctgaccaatttctatgaagatcaaataaaaaatatggcaTATAGAGTGTaagcaagtattttctttgatttgagctggtgacaTAGTTTTAGACACATAGTTTTAGACATTAGCTTCATGcatattaaagaaaaatgcagcccctatagcatacacaaggtttatatttgatttgaccaggtgacttagtttttgaccccagataatccatattcaaacctgacctagatttcatcaaggagaTTTTTCCGATCATATTTCACGAATATCCATTGAAAGATGCTGTCTCTACTGCACACAcgtaactttttctttgatttgaccgagtgacatagtttttgaccccaaatgacccatattaaaactgtacttagatttcatcaaggaaattattctgactaattctcttgaatttaaacttaaaatgtgggATATAAAGTGTTAACCtaggcctagtgacctaggttttgacctcaCATAACCCGGATTCAAACTTGGCTGAAAGATCATCAGTATAAACTTtcctaccaagtttcataaagatatggtcataaaggtggcctatagagtgttaacgagcttttcctttaatttgaacggGTGACATACTTTAAAactccacataacccagattaaaTCTGACTTGAaagtcatcaaggcaaacattctgaccaattcttatgagttttaaatttaaactagtctcaagagtgttaacaagattttcctttgatctagcctagtgaccttgtttttaaccccacataaccaagattcaaacttggcattaagaccatcaagataaacattctgactaagttgcatgaagataggttcataaatgtgacaagccatgacaaaatggtcccaaatgacatttttatggaaactgaGTTTTCCACATATTCTGAACTGTACATGTATCCTTAACATAAATCCAAAATTTTAGACCTGTAtgctttaaaataacaaaattatagcaTTTTTTGTACAATAACTCCCCATCACAAACTTGCACTTTTTgttaaataataatgacaaatactaaaatcatttacttttgtcatatattttaatttattttgccatctatatcaaaagtatttaacaaGATTAGCACAATTGATAATGCCTTCTTGCTATAAATatgctattttatattaaaagtgtttcaaaatttatgtttctatAGCAACAAAATACATGAATTGCTTTAAATGTCAGTTTAACAGACATTTTAGCCTATATTtgataccaaaaaaaaatgtaaatttacacaatatatatataagttctcTAGAAGAACTAGAATTTGTgatttttctgatttatattcatctcaaaaatatctaaaagcaattccataaatatctaatatttgtaATGTGTCATTCAACTTCAAATGTACTTAAGATGCCTTGCTCAAAGACAgtgtaaattgaaaattaaaagtatCAGTGATGATGatataacattaaattgtttacataattataattaaaagtcaTTTTTACTCTGGTATGAAAGCAGATAAACTTAATACTCAagttctgtttccatggcaacaacatttttataaaataaagaattcattttaacatctatttccttcgtttttcacataaattttcaagtaaaagtatcatttcaaaatattcttcctgGATGGCAGCTTTTTTCAACTTATATAGttgcataaaatatatcaataatcttcactaaaatatttaatatttaggtaatctcaaatgtagaaaatcatcaataaatatatttaactttgcttaatgtataaatcaactgtgtatgtagagttccattcataattttatatcATGCAGTACTAAACAGTAGATTGTTGAAAAAATCTTCCAGTGTCTTagaggaatttcacatttatactgtgttcagccttacatACATACAGTGTGTCTATATTTAACCAATGCAAACTACTGCTGACaccataaacttgttaattcaatgtttacataactATATGTTGCATTTGTTCATATTCATATATATGGAATTTGGGTCAAGTACACCTTTaaacaatcaaaaacaaaacactttcaaattaattaaaatttcacaaaataccAAATGAGCTAAGCTCtttctctgtattactttaaatgttaaacacttttttccattcattcttcgttttaaatgacTGAGTTCTCAATTTTAATGGCTTTGGCACTGCTAGTTTTGAGCATACATTGCTGTTGCTGCAAAGGGGCCctatttcattatacaggtaccacTGTCGACTGGTATCCAGCTCAGGAATGGTAATACGGTTGGAGAATTTGCCTGTCATGCCAATCCCCTGCCTAAAATATTAATCTCTGTCTCTGTGTTGAAGTAATTATCCTTCAAGAATACTATACTAGgtcatgcagaagacattctgtaatgataaatgtatgaaatatttaagacaaagaacacTAATAACCATTTTTCAATCCTGAAcaacagctgtccataagacagcccacacataattacattaaattacattttagaattttattatagTAATGACAACCTCTTTTCAtcaaaaatttcatttcaaccatcgcacatattttacatcaagtaagggccatgattttgatctcattttaacaaatagttctttaacctggTTCAGAAAAAGCAGTTACTGTAttacaattatgttatttctgttgaaatggcttgcagtgagctagacactctttaacaacataaaaagaaacagaaaatgtggcctatTTACAGACATGAActctgcagcaagttttatcaattcttgattattacaaaaaaactgtttaaagagGTGACAAGCCAAATATACATAAACATGTTCAGGACTGAATTCTGCAAGCCCGGCCTCCATCAGGTTGTACTCCAAGTCA is a window encoding:
- the LOC123531039 gene encoding dehydrogenase/reductase SDR family member 9-like translates to MHGIHARTGNGLWAVINNAGVLGTAGQCIWQTRQDFETVLAVNFYGVAMVTNAFCPLVLKEHGRIVNASSVVGRFAAGPAAYVVSKHCVEAFSDVLRRELYRTGVKVCIVEPGAFKTGILDPRAQLKRLDNKVNSLPEGIKGKLREDYISKSLARFIKDTSHASINFNEFVGAYIHAITARYPLKRYLVGKDAKKFMRALWLLPECASDFIIDKFSGVDIYME